From Ammospiza caudacuta isolate bAmmCau1 chromosome 15, bAmmCau1.pri, whole genome shotgun sequence, a single genomic window includes:
- the SCRT2 gene encoding transcriptional repressor scratch 2: MPRSFLVKKLKAEAFPAAGAPAPPYAPLEPPYTLPGPAAGDGYLQHCLAPAGYDTDKKQGLPPPPADPAYAPGHEEYSDPESPQSSFSARYFNGEAAVTDSYSMDAFFITDGRSRRRSESQRRGSHRHSCPECGKTYATSSNLSRHKQTHRSLDSKMARKCPTCGKAYVSMPALAMHVLTHNLKHKCDVCGKAFSRPWLLQGHMRSHTGEKPFGCSHCGKAFADRSNLRAHMQTHSAFKHYKCKQCEKTFALKSYLNKHYESACFKGSEHSCAIGN, from the exons aTGCCCCGCTCCTTCCTGGTGAAGAAGCTGAAAGCGGAGGCGTTCCCGGCCGCCGGGGCCCCTGCGCCCCCCTACGCCCCCCTGGAGCCCCCCTACAcgctgcccggccccgccgccggcgATG GGTacctccagcactgcctggcgCCAGCCGGCTATGACACTGACAAGAAGCAAGGCCTGCCACCACCGCCAGCAGACCCGGCCTACGCACCCGGCCACGAGGAGTACAGCGACCCCGAGAGCCCCCAGTCCAGCTTTTCCGCCCGCTACTTCAACGGGGAGGCGGCAGTGACAGACAGCTATTCCATGGATGCCTTCTTCATCACGGACGGGCGCTCGCGCCGGCGCAGCGAGAGCCAGCGCCGTGGCAGCCACCGCCACTCCTGCCCCGAGTGCGGCAAGACCTACGCCACCTCCTCCAACCTGAGCCGGCACAAGCAGACCCACCGCAGCCTGGACAGCAAGATGGCGAGGAAATGCCCCACCTGCGGCAAGGCCTACGTCTCCATGCCCGCCCTGGCCATGCACGTCCTCACCCACAACCTCAAGCACAAGTGCGACGTGTGCGGCAAAGCCTTCAGCcggccctggctgctgcagggccacaTGCGCTCGCACACCGGGGAGAAGCCCTTCGGCTGCTCGCACTGCGGCAAAGCCTTCGCCGACCGCTCCAACCTGCGCGCCCACATGCAGACCCACTCCGCCTTCAAGCACTACAAGTGCAAGCAGTGCGAGAAGACCTTCGCCCTCAAGTCGTACCTCAACAAGCACTACGAGTCCGCCTGCTTCAAGGGCTCCGAACACAGCTGTGCAATAGGGAATTAG
- the SLC52A3 gene encoding solute carrier family 52, riboflavin transporter, member 3, producing MALLTHLLACAFGMGSWVAINGLWVEVPLLVTVLPEQWYLPSYITVIIQMANVGPLFVTLMNRFRPGLLKEVAVIYAIVSVGVVACLLLAFLWNHTSVIAGTSHSISFLILTFFLALVDCTSSVTFLPFMMQLQPQYTNTFFIGEGLSGLIPSLIALGQGSGISTCTNVSYEVNKTTGNETVESTIFHLETHYLPPNFSTLIFFLLMTAMMLTCLLAFFFLTRQPKVWELSQQHLFPSHIVLSSFDQILDEGADSHLSRGCSCPKDPKGPGDILPQKVSYSLTQLTLIYLLIAWVSALTNGVLPSVQSYSCLPYGHTTYHLAATLSSMANPLACIVAMFLPSRSLTLMVLLTMAGTGFGAYNMAIAVMSPCPLLQQSQWGDVIIVLSWVLFTGTLSYMKVMAGVILRSRSRSALVWYGVLEQLGSLLGALLMFPLVNIYGLFKSADYCNLPCPA from the exons ATGGCACTGCTCACCCACCTTCTGGCCTGTGCCTTCGGCATGGGCTCCTGGGTGGCCATCAACGGGCTGTGGGTGGAGGTGCCACTGCTGGTGACGGTGCTGCCGGAGCAGTGGTACCTCCCCTCCTACATCACCGTCATCATCCAGATGGCCAACGTGGGACCACTCTTCGTCACCCTCATGAATCGCTTTCGGCCTGGCTTGCTGAAGGAGGTGGCTGTCATCTATGCGATCGTGTCCGTGGGTGTCGTGGCCTGCTTGCTCCTGGCTTTCCTCTGGAACCACACGTCCGTCATTGCTGGGACATCCCACAGCATCTCCTTCCTAATCCTTACCTTCTTCCTGGCCCTGGTGGACTGCACCTCCTCTGTCACCTTCCTGCCCTTCAtgatgcagctgcagccccagtaCACGAACACCTTCTTCATAGGTGAAGGGCTAAGTGGGCTGATCCCTTCTCTCATtgccctgggccagggctctgGTATCTCCACCTGCACCAATGTCAGCTACGAAGTCAACAAAACTACTGGCAACGAGACCGTGGAGAGCACCATCTTCCATCTGGAGACACACTACCTCCCACCCAACTTCTCCACCCTCATCTTTTTCCTGCTCATGACTGCGATGATGCTGACCTGCTTGCTGGCCTTCTTCTTCCTCACCCGGCAGCCCAAGGTGTgggagctctcccagcagcacctcttTCCCAGCCATATTGTGCTGAGCTCATTTGACCAGATCCTTGATGAGGGAGCTGACTCGCAcctcagcagaggctgctcaTGCCCAAAGGATCCCAAGGGACCTGGGGACATCCTGCCACAGAAGGTCTCCTACTCCCTAACCCAGCTCACCCTCATCTACCTCCTCATCGCCTGGGTGAGCGCCCTGACAAACGGGGTCCTGCCATCCGTGCAGTCCTACTCCTGCCTCCCCTACGGGCACACCACCTACCACCTGGCAGCCACGCTCAGCTCCATGGCCAACCCCCTGGCCTGCATCGTGGCCATGTTCCTGCCCAGCAG GTCCCTGACCCTGATGGTCCTCCTCACTATGGCAGGGACAGGCTTTGGTGCTTACAACATGGCCATTGCAGTGATGAGTCCCTGCCCGCTCCTCCAGCAGTCCCAGTGGGGTGATGTCATCATC GTCCTCTCCTGGGTGCTGTTCACCGGGACACTCTCCTACATGAAGGTGATGGCCGGGGTGATCCTGCGGAGCCGCAGCCGCAGCGCGCTGGTGTGGTACggggtgctggagcagctgggctccCTCCTGGGGGCGCTGCTCATGTTCCCCCTTGTCAACATCTATGGCCTTTTCAAATCTGCTGACTACTGCAACCTGCCGTGCCCAGCATGA